In the genome of Misgurnus anguillicaudatus chromosome 11, ASM2758022v2, whole genome shotgun sequence, one region contains:
- the phf10 gene encoding PHD finger protein 10 isoform X2 yields MATVLSPRPCDSNPATPGTQSMKDDIEENSSDGSQAPKRRRMGSGDSSRSCDTSNQELGATYFPAENLTEYKWPPDDTGEYYMLQEQVSEYLGVTSFKRKYPDLERRDLSHKEKLYLREQNVITETQCTLGLTALRSDEVIDLMIKEYPAKHAEYSVILQEKERQRITKEYSQMQQQNPQKVEASKVPEYIKKAAKKAAEFNSNFNRERMEERRAYFDLQTHIIQVPQGKYKILPPERTKTGPYPVALIPGQFQEYYKRYSPNELRYLPMNTALYEPPLDPELPALDSDGDSDDGEDGKEDGKKNKGSSDSSSGNTSDGDSQDSGNKVKSKDRSGTQSKDGTTRSIQHKSVPGYKPKVIPNAICGICQKGKEANRRGKPEALIHCSQCQNSGHPSCLDMSTGLVSQIKMYPWQCMECKTCTVCEQPHHEEEMMFCDKCDRGFHTFCVGMDAIPLGCWVCDLCNKEISTPQKKGMAKTPKKSK; encoded by the exons gaTGACATTGAGGAGAACTCCAGCGATGGCAGTCAAGCCCCAAAGAGACGCAGGATGGGTTCAGGTGACAGTTCCAGGAGCTGTGACACATCCAACCAAGAGCTGGG agcAACGTACTTCCCTGCTGAAAACCTAACAGAATACAAATGGCCTCCAGATGACACAGGAGAGTATTACATGTTACAAGAGCAAGTCAGTGAATATTTAGGAGTCACGTCATTTAAACGGAAATATCCAG ATTTGGAAAGAAGAGACTTATCGCACAAAGAGAAACTGTATCTGAGAGAGCAGAATGTTATTACGGAAACACAGTGTACTTTAG GTCTTACTGCCTTACGCAGTGATGAGGTCATTGATCTGATGATTAAAGAGTACCCAGCCAAACATGCCGAGTACTCCGTCATACTCCAAGAAAAAGAGCGGCAGAGGATAACCAAAGAGTATTCG CAAATGCAGCAGCAAAACCCTCAAAAAGTTGAAGCCAGTAAAGTGCCAGAGTACATAAAGAAAGCTGCTAAAAAAGCTGCTGAATTCAATAGTAATTTCAACCGAGAGCGGATGGAGGAGAGAAGAGCTTATTTTGACCTACAAACACAT ATTATTCAGGTACCACAAGGAAAATACAAAATCCTTCCTCCAGAAAGAACCAAAACTGGTCCATACCCGGTTGCCCTCATCCCTGGACAGTTTCAAGAGTACTACAAAAG GTATTCTCCAAATGAACTTCGCTACTTACCCATGAACACAGCACTGTATGAGCCTCCACTGGACCCTGAGCTGCCAGCTCTGGACAGCGATGGAGACTCTGATGATGGAGAAGACGGGAAAGAAGacggcaagaaaaataaagggTCCTCA GACAGTTCGTCTGGAAACACTTCAGATGGAGACAGCCAAGACAGTGGAAACAAAGTCAAGAGCAAAGATCGAAGCGGGACCCAGAGCAAAGACGGCACTACTCGCTCCATCCAACACAAATCTGTCCCTGGGTACAAG CCTAAGGTCATTCCCAATGCTATATGTGGCATATGTCAGAAGGGTAAGGAGGCCAACAGGAGAGGCAAACCAGAAGCCCTCATCCACTGCTCCCAGTGCCAAAACAGCG GTCACCCGTCCTGTCTAGATATGAGCACGGGGTTGGTGTCCCAGATCAAGATGTACCCATGGCAATGTATGGAGTGCAAGACGTGCACCGTCTGCGAGCAGCCGCACCACGAGGAGGAGATGATGTTCTGTGATAAATGTGACCGAGGTTTCCACACTTTCTGTGTGGGCATGGACGCCATTCCTCTAG GTTGCTGGGTCTGTGATTTATGCAACAAAGAGATATCTACACCTCAGAAAAAAGGAATGGCAAAAACACCCAAAAAATCCAAATAA
- the phf10 gene encoding PHD finger protein 10 isoform X1, translating into MATVLSPRPCDSNPATPGTQSMKDDIEENSSDGSQAPKRRRMGSGDSSRSCDTSNQELGATYFPAENLTEYKWPPDDTGEYYMLQEQVSEYLGVTSFKRKYPDLERRDLSHKEKLYLREQNVITETQCTLGLTALRSDEVIDLMIKEYPAKHAEYSVILQEKERQRITKEYSVSTLSAQMQQQNPQKVEASKVPEYIKKAAKKAAEFNSNFNRERMEERRAYFDLQTHIIQVPQGKYKILPPERTKTGPYPVALIPGQFQEYYKRYSPNELRYLPMNTALYEPPLDPELPALDSDGDSDDGEDGKEDGKKNKGSSDSSSGNTSDGDSQDSGNKVKSKDRSGTQSKDGTTRSIQHKSVPGYKPKVIPNAICGICQKGKEANRRGKPEALIHCSQCQNSGHPSCLDMSTGLVSQIKMYPWQCMECKTCTVCEQPHHEEEMMFCDKCDRGFHTFCVGMDAIPLGCWVCDLCNKEISTPQKKGMAKTPKKSK; encoded by the exons gaTGACATTGAGGAGAACTCCAGCGATGGCAGTCAAGCCCCAAAGAGACGCAGGATGGGTTCAGGTGACAGTTCCAGGAGCTGTGACACATCCAACCAAGAGCTGGG agcAACGTACTTCCCTGCTGAAAACCTAACAGAATACAAATGGCCTCCAGATGACACAGGAGAGTATTACATGTTACAAGAGCAAGTCAGTGAATATTTAGGAGTCACGTCATTTAAACGGAAATATCCAG ATTTGGAAAGAAGAGACTTATCGCACAAAGAGAAACTGTATCTGAGAGAGCAGAATGTTATTACGGAAACACAGTGTACTTTAG GTCTTACTGCCTTACGCAGTGATGAGGTCATTGATCTGATGATTAAAGAGTACCCAGCCAAACATGCCGAGTACTCCGTCATACTCCAAGAAAAAGAGCGGCAGAGGATAACCAAAGAGTATTCGGTCAGCACACTAAGTGCA CAAATGCAGCAGCAAAACCCTCAAAAAGTTGAAGCCAGTAAAGTGCCAGAGTACATAAAGAAAGCTGCTAAAAAAGCTGCTGAATTCAATAGTAATTTCAACCGAGAGCGGATGGAGGAGAGAAGAGCTTATTTTGACCTACAAACACAT ATTATTCAGGTACCACAAGGAAAATACAAAATCCTTCCTCCAGAAAGAACCAAAACTGGTCCATACCCGGTTGCCCTCATCCCTGGACAGTTTCAAGAGTACTACAAAAG GTATTCTCCAAATGAACTTCGCTACTTACCCATGAACACAGCACTGTATGAGCCTCCACTGGACCCTGAGCTGCCAGCTCTGGACAGCGATGGAGACTCTGATGATGGAGAAGACGGGAAAGAAGacggcaagaaaaataaagggTCCTCA GACAGTTCGTCTGGAAACACTTCAGATGGAGACAGCCAAGACAGTGGAAACAAAGTCAAGAGCAAAGATCGAAGCGGGACCCAGAGCAAAGACGGCACTACTCGCTCCATCCAACACAAATCTGTCCCTGGGTACAAG CCTAAGGTCATTCCCAATGCTATATGTGGCATATGTCAGAAGGGTAAGGAGGCCAACAGGAGAGGCAAACCAGAAGCCCTCATCCACTGCTCCCAGTGCCAAAACAGCG GTCACCCGTCCTGTCTAGATATGAGCACGGGGTTGGTGTCCCAGATCAAGATGTACCCATGGCAATGTATGGAGTGCAAGACGTGCACCGTCTGCGAGCAGCCGCACCACGAGGAGGAGATGATGTTCTGTGATAAATGTGACCGAGGTTTCCACACTTTCTGTGTGGGCATGGACGCCATTCCTCTAG GTTGCTGGGTCTGTGATTTATGCAACAAAGAGATATCTACACCTCAGAAAAAAGGAATGGCAAAAACACCCAAAAAATCCAAATAA
- the phf10 gene encoding PHD finger protein 10 isoform X3: MATVLSPRPCDSNPATPGTQSMKDDIEENSSDGSQAPKRRRMGSGDSSRSCDTSNQELGATYFPAENLTEYKWPPDDTGEYYMLQEQVSEYLGVTSFKRKYPDLERRDLSHKEKLYLREQNVITETQCTLGLTALRSDEVIDLMIKEYPAKHAEYSVILQEKERQRITKEYSVSTLSAQMQQQNPQKVEASKVPEYIKKAAKKAAEFNSNFNRERMEERRAYFDLQTHIIQVPQGKYKILPPERTKTGPYPVALIPGQFQEYYKRYSPNELRYLPMNTALYEPPLDPELPALDSDGDSDDGEDGKEDGKKNKGSSDSSSGNTSDGDSQDSGNKVKSKDRSGTQSKDGTTRSIQHKSVPGYKHFQQRHFCPVKHMHSHTQTHSPWWS; encoded by the exons gaTGACATTGAGGAGAACTCCAGCGATGGCAGTCAAGCCCCAAAGAGACGCAGGATGGGTTCAGGTGACAGTTCCAGGAGCTGTGACACATCCAACCAAGAGCTGGG agcAACGTACTTCCCTGCTGAAAACCTAACAGAATACAAATGGCCTCCAGATGACACAGGAGAGTATTACATGTTACAAGAGCAAGTCAGTGAATATTTAGGAGTCACGTCATTTAAACGGAAATATCCAG ATTTGGAAAGAAGAGACTTATCGCACAAAGAGAAACTGTATCTGAGAGAGCAGAATGTTATTACGGAAACACAGTGTACTTTAG GTCTTACTGCCTTACGCAGTGATGAGGTCATTGATCTGATGATTAAAGAGTACCCAGCCAAACATGCCGAGTACTCCGTCATACTCCAAGAAAAAGAGCGGCAGAGGATAACCAAAGAGTATTCGGTCAGCACACTAAGTGCA CAAATGCAGCAGCAAAACCCTCAAAAAGTTGAAGCCAGTAAAGTGCCAGAGTACATAAAGAAAGCTGCTAAAAAAGCTGCTGAATTCAATAGTAATTTCAACCGAGAGCGGATGGAGGAGAGAAGAGCTTATTTTGACCTACAAACACAT ATTATTCAGGTACCACAAGGAAAATACAAAATCCTTCCTCCAGAAAGAACCAAAACTGGTCCATACCCGGTTGCCCTCATCCCTGGACAGTTTCAAGAGTACTACAAAAG GTATTCTCCAAATGAACTTCGCTACTTACCCATGAACACAGCACTGTATGAGCCTCCACTGGACCCTGAGCTGCCAGCTCTGGACAGCGATGGAGACTCTGATGATGGAGAAGACGGGAAAGAAGacggcaagaaaaataaagggTCCTCA GACAGTTCGTCTGGAAACACTTCAGATGGAGACAGCCAAGACAGTGGAAACAAAGTCAAGAGCAAAGATCGAAGCGGGACCCAGAGCAAAGACGGCACTACTCGCTCCATCCAACACAAATCTGTCCCTGGGTACAAG CACTTTCAGCAGAGACACTTCTGTCCTGTTAAACACATGCACTCACATACTCAGACACACTCCCCCTGGTGGTCATAG